A stretch of the Aegilops tauschii subsp. strangulata cultivar AL8/78 chromosome 4, Aet v6.0, whole genome shotgun sequence genome encodes the following:
- the LOC141022001 gene encoding uncharacterized protein, whose translation MSRHVFNRIREGVVGYDDYFECKEDAVGKIGFSSYQKCTAAIRMLAYGVPGDLIDEYVRISESTCLESLYKFCKAVIAVFGPEYLREPTAEDTVRLLAMNASRGFPGMLGSIDCMHWEWKNRPSAWQGQYKGHVRACTIILEAVASQDLWIWHSFFGMAGSHNDINVLQRSPVFAKLAEGNSPPVNFAVNGHNYDKGYYLGDGIYPQWTTIVKTIPNPVGEKRKTFAQEQESARKDVERAFGVLQSRWGVVRYPANTWSTQKLWEVMTACVIMHNMIVVDERPERLVTSEDISNDDREIIVPLRSPCTTVFRCKTSCGSSTPCALTRGHLIQSAPAPVSPWALHILKKCTHFEWIDDYIDRIQFEGYIDSSGAATWELNLGGVSPIAVENLGSSGGGAGRVVPMAMYARNAELHAESEVTEELKNIKKHLMQMIDCRSKQISWQGRSIVVSLLCFCFICCSFVIRMGI comes from the exons ATGAGTAGGCATGTTTTCAACCGTATTAGAGAGGGAGTGGTCGGCTATGATGACTACttcgagtgcaaagaggatgccgtcggcaagattggtttctcctcttatcagaaatgcactgccgccatccgaatgcttgcatacggagtgccCGGTGATCTCATTGACGAGTACGTCCGTATCAGCGAGTCTACATGCCTAGAGTCCCTGTATAAGTTCTGCAAGGCTGTGATTGCTGTGTTTGGCCCTGAATACTTGAGAGAGCCGACAGCTGAAGATACAGTCCGTTTGTTGGCGATGAATGCTAGCAGGGGCTTCCCGgggatgcttggcagcatagactgcatgcactgggagtggaagaaccGCCCTTCTGCCTGGCAAGGGCAGTATAAGGGACATGTCAGGGCTTGCACTATCATACTAGAGGCCGTGGCGTctcaagatctctggatctggcactctttctttggcatggctggatcacacaatgatatcaacgtgcttcagcgCTCGCCGGTGTTTGCTAAGCTTGCCGAAGGCAACAGCCCACCGGTGAACTTTGCTGTCAACGGCCACAACTACGACAAAGGGTACTATTTgggtgacggtatctatcctcagtggaccactattgtaaagacaatacccaaccctgtcggagagaaaaggaaaacatttgcccaagagcaagagagtgctagaaaggatgtcgagcgtgcctttggtgttttgcaatctcgatggggcgtcgttcggtatcctgctaatacttggagcacgcagaaactatgggaggtgatgactgcttgtgtgatcatgcacaatatgatcgtagtagacgagcgcccggaacgtct GGTGACCTCTGAGGACATCTCCAACGACGACCGTGAAATCATCGTGCCGCTGCGGTCACCATGCACCACTGTTTTCCGGTGCAAAACTAGCTGCGGATCCAGCACGCCGTGCGCCCTCACACGGGGACACCTCATCCAATCTGCCCCGGCGCCCGTGAGCCCGTGGGCGCTGCAC ATCCTGAAGAAATGTACCCATTTCGAGTGGATTGATGATTATATTGACAGGATTCAGTTTGAGGGCTACATTGATTCGAGCGGGGCCGCAACCTGGGAGCTCAATTTGGGCGGGGTGTCGCCGATTGCTGTGGAGAATTTGGGGAGCTCGGGCGGAGGGGCGGGTAGAGTCGTGCCGATGGCGATGTATGCGCGCAATGCTGAACTGCACGCGGAGTCTGAAGTGACCGAGGAACTGAAGAATATCAAGAAACATCTAATGCAGATGATCGATTGCAGAAGCAAGCAAATATCATGGCAGGGGCGTTCTATTGTTGTATCATTGCTCTGTTTTTGTTTTATTTGTTGTTCATTCGTCATTAGAATGGGCATTTAG